The Leadbetterella byssophila DSM 17132 DNA window ATGCGGATGGCTTCTCCTACTTGATTGATTCTCCCTGTTAGTACTAGCTGATCCTTATAGCTCATGTAATACAGATTCACTTCTGACACAAATTTCGTTTTCTGGTATTTGTATCCCCCTTCAAAGTCATGTAGATTTTCCGGTTTAGGAACATTTGGGGCAGTATCCACAAAATCTGTGCGATTGGGCTCCTTTGCTCCTTTGGCATAAGAGATATAATAGGTAGTCTGTGGAGTGGGTTTGTAAGTTAGACCTACTTTGGGATTAAAGAAGTGCCAGGTATTTCGGAAATCTAGGTGTTGGAGCACATCACCTGTACCTACCATATCGAAGCTTACGGTTCTATACTGGAGGTCAACGTATGCATTCAGGTTTTTTGCTAAGTTGTAGTAAAGTTTTGCATAGAGATTGAAATCTTTTTTTGTACTGTTATTTTCATAGTACCTATGATTGATATTCCCATTGGAGAAATACTTTGCCCAAATCACTTCACCAAAGTGTTCACCTTTATACTCGTTATATCCTCCACCAAATGAGGCGTTGATGTTTCCTTCGTAGTCTAATGACCAAACCCCTCCGTAAAAGGAATTATCCAGATATTTTCTCCTGATCAAGTCCGTTCTTTTGAGGGTATCTCCTCCTATGATGACATCATTTAGTCCATAATCAGAGAAGTATCCTCTGTTCTTAAATTGCTCATAGTATCCGTCACCTTTAGTAAAGAATAGGGTAGGGTTAAATCTCCACTTGGGTGATAATTCAAAAGAGGAGATCAATTGCCAGTGCGACTGTACATAATGATCCACTTCATTTTCATAATTGTAGTAATTATATCGTCTTCCGGAGGCCAGTAACTCTTCTTTGTGTGACTGGTCATATCCATTTCTTTCGATATACTCATCTAAACCCTTCATGTCTCCTTTAGCGAGTGCTTCAGGAATACCGTACCAGGACTGATAGGTGACTTCTTTTCCACCAAAGTGATTTAATCTGATAAAGTTATTTTTGAAATAATATCCACCAGAAAGATAATAGGATTGAAGATCAGAGCTGGCTCTGTCTACGTAACCGTCTGATTGGATCTTGGATAAACGGGCATCAAATACAAATCCGGACCCTAGAAGACCTGAGGAGGTTTGGAAGTTTGTCTTTAGGGTTCCAAAGGATCCTCCGGTGACATTTACCTCTGCAAAGGGTTTGGCGTTCATTTGGAGGGTGCTCACGTTAACTGAGGCTCCAAATGCTCCAGCGCCGTTTGTAGAGGATCCTACGCCTCTTTGAACCTGTATACTTTGAACAGAAGAAGAAAAATCAGGCATGTTCACCCAAAAGACCCCTTGAGATTCTGCATCATTATAAGGAATACCGTTCAAGGTTACATTGATGCGGGTGGGGTCAGATCCTCTTATTCGTATGCCCGTATATCCAATGCCCGTTCCGGCATCAGAAGTGACCACTACAGAAGGTAATTGATTAAGAAGGAATGGTAGATCCTGACCTAAGTTTCGTTTTTCTAAGGCAGTTTTGCTTACATTGGAATAGACCATTCCGGAGTTTTCATGCGCTCGGGTAGCCTTAACTACCACTTCGTTTAGATTTTTAAGAGTGTCTAAAGTTTGGCCGTAGCTGAAGAACGGCAGCAATAGAAATAAAATACGATAAAGTTTCATAATAATTTTACATTATTACGAAGGCGTCAAAGGAGCAAAAACCGTCTTCGGTTTTTAATTTAAATACAGTTTCATCTACAGGCAATTCGGCCGCTATTTCCTTTTGATGTTTACTGCAAAGAATCCAGATGGATTCCTCAAATCCCTTCGTCGGTATTAGCCGCATCAGGTTCAATGGGTATGATCTCAGCCCGTTATATTAAGGCACCCCTTTTTGAGATTTACGCTACAAATGTAGTATAGACTTTGTAATATTCAAATTAGTGCAACATTAATTTCCTTGAATAGGCATTTGCCATTCCGAGGCTTAGCACCCCTCCGGCCAGTAACAGATGGTAAAGACTGATATTAAAATCACTTTCCCCAAACAGTGCATTTCTGAAGGTACCCAAAGCAAAGAAGGTTACACCTACCACTATCCATAGTCCTACCATGATTTTGCCTCTGATCATTCCCACTATACCAATAAGGAGTACTAATAGCATAGAGACGGTGGGAACCCAAAAACCAATCTGTTCAATATTAAAGATGGCATAAAGGATAAAGAGTATAAATCCAACGGTGATGATCCCAAAGCTGCCGAAAGTAGAAATGTCCTTGTTGAACACTAACGCAGCGCTTCCTCCAATTAGACCTATACCTCCGTTTATAGCGGCTAAACCTTGGAAAAATTGAGAAATACTAGCCCCTTTTTCCCATCCGAAAAATCCTAAGGCTCCAAAAGTGGCGGCTGCTACCACTGAAAGTACAAAGGATTCCCAAAGAATAGTTGAAGTGAATTCCAAAGGCACCAAATATCTGAAGAATACGTATAGCCCTATGAGCGCTAATATGACGTCAGAAATGCCGTGGTATAAATTCATTGTAATGGTTTTTAAGTAAAGTTAGGTATAAAATTAACTTCGGGGTTAATTTTTATCCCAAATTTCTCATAAACAGATGCTTGTATCTCACTGGCTAAGTTTGCAATTTCTTTGCCTTTACCTCCACCAAAATGAACTAAAACTAAGGCCTGCTTATCATGCACACCCACATGTCCCGTTTTCTTGCCTTTCCATCCAGCCTGTTCGATTAACCATCCGGCGGGAACCTTTACCGTTTCCGGATTTATGGGATAAGAAGGTAAATTAGGGTAAGTTTTTTGAAGTTCTTCAAACTGTATTATAGGGATTTCAGGATTCTTAAAAAAGCTTCCGCTATTTCCTATCTGTGCTGGATCTGGAAGTTTACTTCTCCTGATATGTATCACCGCATTGCTCACATCCTTTACAGTGGGAGCGGATATTCCCCATTCGTTTAAAGTATCTTTTATGGCACCATAGGAGGTGTTAACGGAAGGGTTTTTCTTTAGTTTGAAACTAACTCCTAATATGACATATTGGTCTTTTCCCTCTTGCTTGAAAAAGCTTTCTCTATAGCCAAATTTGCATTGTGCATTATCAAAAGTAACTACTTGAAGATCCTGTTTTCTAAGAGCTTCTAACTTTATAAAGGTATCCTTTACTTCTGCGCCATAAGCTCCTATATTCTGCATAGGTGCTGCGCCTACTGTCCCCGGGATGAGACTCATGTTCTCTAATCCTCCCCAACCATTTTCTATAGTGAATAAAACTAGATCATGCCATATTTCTCCAGCTCCTGCATGAACTACCACAGTATCCTCAGTCTCCTCTACTACTTTTATTCCTTTGATATTCATCCTTATCACTAAGCCCGGAAAGTCTTCCAGGAGGAGTACGTTACTACCTCCTCCTAGGATGAGTAGGGTTTGAGCTAAGGGAGAAGAAATTGCTTCTTTTAGTTCCTCTAAATTTTGTACTTCACAGAAGTATCGAGCTTTAGCATCAAAGCCAAAAGTATTATAGCCCTTAAGGGAAATATTTTCTTTAATGTTGATCATATTCAGTTTTTAATGGTTTGAGTTCACCAGCAGTGATTCTCAATGAAAGCACATTATTTTTCGGAGGAATGGGACAATTCCAGCCATCTGAAAAAGCACAATATGGGTTATATAAT harbors:
- a CDS encoding TonB-dependent receptor gives rise to the protein MKLYRILFLLLPFFSYGQTLDTLKNLNEVVVKATRAHENSGMVYSNVSKTALEKRNLGQDLPFLLNQLPSVVVTSDAGTGIGYTGIRIRGSDPTRINVTLNGIPYNDAESQGVFWVNMPDFSSSVQSIQVQRGVGSSTNGAGAFGASVNVSTLQMNAKPFAEVNVTGGSFGTLKTNFQTSSGLLGSGFVFDARLSKIQSDGYVDRASSDLQSYYLSGGYYFKNNFIRLNHFGGKEVTYQSWYGIPEALAKGDMKGLDEYIERNGYDQSHKEELLASGRRYNYYNYENEVDHYVQSHWQLISSFELSPKWRFNPTLFFTKGDGYYEQFKNRGYFSDYGLNDVIIGGDTLKRTDLIRRKYLDNSFYGGVWSLDYEGNINASFGGGYNEYKGEHFGEVIWAKYFSNGNINHRYYENNSTKKDFNLYAKLYYNLAKNLNAYVDLQYRTVSFDMVGTGDVLQHLDFRNTWHFFNPKVGLTYKPTPQTTYYISYAKGAKEPNRTDFVDTAPNVPKPENLHDFEGGYKYQKTKFVSEVNLYYMSYKDQLVLTGRINQVGEAIRMNVPNSYRAGIELQATALLSSKISAGANLSLSRNKINSLTYVVPSSDGSPDEVTDLRDTDISFSPNIIGGATLTYKPVTNWELSLLPKYVGTQYLDNTSSEDKKLDAYFVSDLSSSYTWKAATLTLLVNNLFNAKYESNGYTYSYIYGGKVTENFVFPQAGINFLVGLKIRF
- the murB gene encoding UDP-N-acetylmuramate dehydrogenase — encoded protein: MINIKENISLKGYNTFGFDAKARYFCEVQNLEELKEAISSPLAQTLLILGGGSNVLLLEDFPGLVIRMNIKGIKVVEETEDTVVVHAGAGEIWHDLVLFTIENGWGGLENMSLIPGTVGAAPMQNIGAYGAEVKDTFIKLEALRKQDLQVVTFDNAQCKFGYRESFFKQEGKDQYVILGVSFKLKKNPSVNTSYGAIKDTLNEWGISAPTVKDVSNAVIHIRRSKLPDPAQIGNSGSFFKNPEIPIIQFEELQKTYPNLPSYPINPETVKVPAGWLIEQAGWKGKKTGHVGVHDKQALVLVHFGGGKGKEIANLASEIQASVYEKFGIKINPEVNFIPNFT